One window of the Runella slithyformis DSM 19594 genome contains the following:
- the pdxH gene encoding pyridoxamine 5'-phosphate oxidase, producing the protein MAGTKLADLRKDYTLNGLSKQDVLTNPFKQFEKWFLEAQSAEVIEPNAMVLSTLGEDGYPHGRVVLLKEVDSTGFLFYTNYNSHKGADLKIHPVASLTFWWSALERQVRVTGPVERVQDEESDAYFSIRPRGSQLGAWVSEQSEVIENRSFLTERLAHLEQRFQDQPIPRPPHWGGYRVTPIEIEFWQGRPSRLHDRIRYRLEKTEWKIERLSP; encoded by the coding sequence ATGGCAGGTACAAAACTGGCTGATTTACGAAAAGACTACACTTTAAACGGATTGAGTAAGCAAGATGTTTTAACGAATCCATTCAAACAATTTGAAAAGTGGTTTCTGGAAGCTCAATCGGCCGAAGTAATTGAACCCAATGCAATGGTTCTAAGCACCTTGGGAGAGGATGGATACCCTCATGGCCGCGTTGTACTCCTAAAAGAGGTAGATTCGACGGGCTTTTTGTTTTATACTAATTACAATAGCCACAAGGGGGCTGATTTAAAAATCCATCCGGTAGCCTCACTTACCTTTTGGTGGTCAGCACTCGAACGACAGGTTCGGGTAACAGGTCCCGTAGAAAGGGTTCAGGATGAGGAATCAGACGCATATTTCAGCATTCGACCCCGTGGGAGCCAACTGGGAGCCTGGGTATCTGAACAAAGTGAAGTGATCGAAAATCGGTCTTTTCTAACCGAACGACTAGCTCACCTCGAACAGCGATTTCAGGATCAACCTATACCTCGCCCACCGCATTGGGGAGGCTATCGGGTAACTCCTATAGAAATTGAATTCTGGCAAGGCCGCCCAAGCCGTTTACACGATCGTATCAGATACCGTCTTGAAAAGACTGAATGGAAGATTGAACGTTTATCCCCTTAA
- a CDS encoding NYN domain-containing protein — translation MHYRNPNSLTRIGVFYDGNYFLHVSNYYNYTHERRSRISINGLHDFIRQKVAEVEKSETRLCQIVDAHYFRGRLTAGEASQRGDLLYYERVFDDILMSEGVTTHYLPVRSTLGKKHEKGIDVWLALEAFEMAFYKRFDVLVLIAADGDYVPLVRKLNTLGTRVMVLGWDFEYTDEEGGRFYTRTSQDLLAEVTYPVAMQEIINNRGEELDSNLFVPRNKGKVFTKQGETPNEEISEESNTALLNDEERKESFILSLKEGFGFIKYPPNNVFFHYTSLRDYDFNDLAIGDRVQFTLDEKDGKRAVGHDVLVLHEK, via the coding sequence ATGCATTATAGAAACCCCAATAGCTTAACCCGTATCGGTGTCTTTTACGACGGAAATTATTTTTTACACGTCAGTAATTACTATAACTATACTCATGAACGTCGCAGTCGAATCAGCATTAACGGGCTACATGATTTTATCCGGCAAAAAGTGGCTGAAGTAGAAAAAAGTGAGACGCGCCTCTGCCAAATTGTTGATGCTCATTATTTTCGAGGACGCCTAACGGCGGGCGAAGCAAGTCAGCGGGGTGATTTACTTTACTATGAACGGGTTTTTGATGATATTTTAATGTCTGAGGGAGTAACAACTCACTATTTACCTGTACGAAGCACGCTGGGAAAAAAACACGAAAAAGGAATTGACGTTTGGCTGGCGCTGGAAGCCTTTGAAATGGCTTTCTACAAACGCTTCGACGTTTTGGTACTTATTGCGGCAGACGGCGATTATGTACCTCTGGTAAGAAAATTAAACACCCTTGGTACTCGGGTAATGGTATTGGGATGGGATTTTGAATATACCGATGAGGAAGGTGGACGTTTTTATACCCGTACATCTCAGGACCTGTTGGCGGAAGTGACCTATCCTGTCGCTATGCAGGAAATCATTAACAATCGAGGGGAAGAATTGGATAGTAACCTTTTTGTGCCGCGCAATAAAGGGAAGGTGTTCACAAAACAGGGTGAAACTCCCAACGAAGAAATTTCCGAGGAATCCAATACAGCACTGCTAAACGATGAAGAGCGGAAGGAAAGCTTTATATTATCCCTTAAAGAAGGATTCGGGTTTATAAAATACCCTCCCAATAATGTCTTTTTTCATTATACCAGCCTACGTGACTATGATTTCAACGACCTCGCTATCGGAGATCGGGTTCAGTTTACCCTTGATGAAAAAGATGGCAAGCGGGCCGTTGGACACGATGTTCTGGTATTGCATGAAAAATAA